In Candidatus Methylomirabilota bacterium, the following proteins share a genomic window:
- a CDS encoding LutB/LldF family L-lactate oxidation iron-sulfur protein: MSDPALRTPFPERAGAALKDAFLQEALTIATTKFIDLRRESFAGFPQGEALRDRARAIKEATLQRLDAHLERLADNVERLGGVVHWATTADEAREIVLRLARERGVRMAVKSKSMATEEIDLNEALEHAGVTPVETDLGEYIIQLAHEKPSHIIAPAIHKTRGQVAELFSRELRGEFPADPEVLTAVARRALREKFLQADMGITGANFAVAETGTVVLVTNEGNGRMVTSLPRIHVALMGIEKVIPSMSDLVVFLAILARSATGQKLSSYTTLVRGPRRAGELEGPEELHLILLDIGRSRQIASTLREALYCLRCGACLNVCPVYRQIGGHAYGHTYPGPIGILLTAMLKGNESVRELAHASSLCGACKDVCPVRIDIPRMLIELREHLDREKIAPWSERVAFRAFRRLLMSETAFRASTRAGRLLQTPFVRGGRLRGLPLLFARWTRTRDLPPVASRTFRERWKDLR, encoded by the coding sequence GTGAGCGATCCCGCGCTGCGGACCCCGTTCCCGGAGCGCGCGGGCGCGGCGCTCAAGGACGCCTTTCTGCAGGAAGCGCTCACCATCGCCACCACCAAGTTCATCGACCTGCGCCGCGAGTCGTTCGCGGGCTTCCCGCAGGGCGAGGCCCTGCGGGACCGGGCGCGGGCCATCAAGGAGGCGACGCTCCAGCGTCTGGACGCGCATCTGGAGCGGCTGGCCGACAACGTGGAGCGGCTGGGTGGCGTCGTGCACTGGGCGACCACCGCCGACGAGGCGCGCGAGATCGTGTTGCGCCTGGCCCGCGAGCGCGGCGTCCGCATGGCGGTGAAGTCGAAGTCCATGGCCACCGAGGAGATCGACCTCAACGAGGCGCTCGAGCACGCGGGAGTGACGCCGGTCGAGACCGACCTGGGCGAGTACATCATCCAGCTCGCCCACGAGAAGCCGTCGCACATCATCGCGCCGGCGATCCACAAGACCAGGGGGCAGGTCGCCGAGCTGTTCTCGCGCGAGCTGCGCGGGGAGTTTCCCGCCGATCCGGAGGTCCTCACCGCGGTGGCGCGACGGGCCCTGCGCGAGAAGTTCCTCCAGGCCGACATGGGGATCACCGGGGCCAACTTCGCGGTGGCCGAGACCGGCACCGTGGTGCTCGTCACCAACGAGGGCAACGGCCGGATGGTGACCTCGCTGCCGCGCATCCACGTGGCGCTCATGGGGATCGAGAAGGTGATCCCCTCGATGAGCGACCTGGTGGTGTTCCTGGCCATCCTGGCGCGGAGCGCGACCGGCCAGAAGCTCTCCTCGTACACCACCCTCGTGCGCGGCCCCCGGCGGGCGGGGGAGCTGGAGGGCCCGGAGGAGCTCCACCTGATCCTGCTCGACATCGGGCGGTCGCGCCAGATCGCCTCCACGCTCCGCGAGGCGCTCTACTGCCTGCGCTGCGGGGCTTGCCTCAACGTCTGCCCGGTGTACCGCCAGATCGGCGGCCACGCCTATGGCCACACGTATCCCGGGCCGATCGGCATCCTGCTCACCGCGATGCTCAAGGGCAACGAGTCGGTCCGCGAGCTGGCGCACGCCTCGTCGCTGTGCGGGGCGTGCAAGGACGTCTGCCCGGTGCGCATCGACATCCCGCGGATGCTCATCGAGCTGCGAGAGCACCTCGACCGCGAGAAGATCGCCCCGTGGAGCGAGCGCGTGGCGTTCCGGGCGTTCCGACGCCTGCTCATGTCCGAGACCGCCTTCCGCGCCTCCACCCGCGCCGGGCGGCTGCTGCAGACGCCGTTCGTCCGGGGAGGCCGGCTGCGCGGGCTGCCGCTGCTCTTCGCCCGCTGGACGCGCACCCGCGACCTGCCGCCGGTGGCGTCGCGGACGTTCCGGGAGCGCTGGAAGGATCTTCGCTAG
- a CDS encoding lactate utilization protein produces MTARADFLARIRREVAKAPGQFAAATAPRPAHPSAAADAIRRELAERWPQALDRFREEFERVAGVFHRVPTLAAVPAVIAAIARERGAGRVVTWDPGALGFDPAPALSREGLAVAAVAAGQEDEAARERHRAEAAAAQIGVTGADFVLAETGTLILRSGAGRPRSTSLLPDVHVAVFGRDRLLETLEQVGVMLEAIHADADQPTSGAMINFITGPSRTADIELTLTRGVHGPKEVHAIFVEAP; encoded by the coding sequence ATGACCGCCCGCGCCGATTTCCTCGCCCGCATCCGCCGCGAGGTGGCGAAGGCGCCCGGGCAATTCGCGGCCGCCACCGCGCCGCGGCCCGCGCACCCGAGCGCCGCCGCCGACGCGATCCGGCGGGAGCTGGCCGAGCGTTGGCCCCAGGCGCTCGATCGCTTCCGCGAGGAGTTCGAGCGGGTCGCCGGCGTGTTCCATCGCGTGCCCACGCTCGCGGCGGTACCGGCGGTCATCGCCGCGATCGCCCGCGAGCGCGGAGCCGGCCGCGTGGTGACCTGGGATCCCGGGGCGCTCGGCTTCGATCCCGCACCGGCGTTGTCGCGCGAGGGGCTCGCGGTGGCGGCGGTGGCGGCCGGGCAGGAGGACGAGGCGGCCCGCGAGCGGCACCGGGCCGAGGCGGCCGCCGCGCAGATCGGGGTCACCGGCGCCGACTTCGTGCTGGCCGAGACCGGCACCCTGATCCTCCGGTCCGGGGCGGGCCGGCCGCGCTCGACCTCGCTGCTGCCCGACGTCCACGTGGCGGTCTTCGGGCGCGACCGCCTGCTCGAGACCCTGGAGCAGGTGGGCGTGATGCTGGAGGCCATTCACGCCGATGCCGACCAGCCCACCTCGGGGGCGATGATCAACTTCATCACCGGCCCCTCGCGCACCGCCGACATCGAGCTCACGCTGACCCGGGGTGTGCACGGGCCCAAGGAAGTGCACGCGATCTTCGTGGAGGCGCCATGA
- a CDS encoding DUF2203 domain-containing protein: MSERLFTPAEVNRLIPRLTELVEAAQERHRQALALQERLREDRARVAASGGERIDSREWKARAERLDGLGIEVRQLLQEIAGMGGVTKDLEMGLVDFPGRGPAETGGATVNLCWKLGEDAVLFWHGMHEGYANRKPLP, from the coding sequence ATGAGCGAGCGGCTCTTCACCCCCGCGGAGGTCAACCGGTTGATCCCACGGCTCACCGAGCTGGTGGAGGCGGCCCAGGAGCGTCATCGCCAGGCGTTGGCGCTCCAGGAGCGCCTGCGGGAGGACCGCGCGCGGGTGGCCGCCTCGGGCGGCGAGCGCATCGATTCGCGGGAGTGGAAAGCACGCGCCGAGCGCCTGGACGGGCTCGGCATCGAGGTGCGCCAGCTCCTGCAGGAGATCGCGGGCATGGGCGGCGTCACCAAGGACCTCGAGATGGGGCTGGTGGACTTTCCCGGCCGGGGCCCCGCGGAGACCGGCGGGGCGACGGTGAACCTGTGCTGGAAGCTCGGCGAGGACGCGGTCCTGTTCTGGCACGGGATGCACGAAGGCTACGCCAACCGGAAGCCGTTGCCGTGA
- a CDS encoding HAD family hydrolase gives MSYRAVLFDLFDTLVLFHRDRLPEISVNGRTIHTTAGRLHAAFRDYAPAVELPAFVDALFWSWQEAERIRAEAHREVTAPQRFDMLFGRLGFPPGRLPAEARERLLATHMRELSRVVECPSHHAALLREMGQRYRLGVVSNFDYSPTCRTILEREEIAHHFETIVISDEIGWRKPKPIIFETALQHLGLRPAEALFVGDRADIDVLGARAVGMPTAWINRDAAALPTDMQPPDFEIRDLEELRAILGIP, from the coding sequence GTGAGCTACCGCGCCGTCCTCTTCGACCTGTTCGATACGCTCGTCCTGTTCCATCGGGACCGGCTCCCGGAGATCTCGGTCAACGGTCGAACGATCCACACGACCGCCGGCCGCCTCCACGCCGCCTTCCGGGACTACGCGCCCGCGGTCGAGCTGCCCGCGTTCGTGGACGCGCTCTTCTGGAGCTGGCAGGAGGCCGAGCGCATTCGGGCGGAGGCGCACCGGGAGGTGACGGCCCCCCAGCGGTTCGACATGCTGTTCGGACGCCTGGGCTTCCCGCCGGGGCGGCTGCCCGCCGAGGCGCGGGAGCGGCTGCTGGCCACCCACATGCGCGAGCTCTCCCGGGTCGTCGAGTGTCCGAGCCACCACGCCGCGCTGCTGCGCGAGATGGGACAGCGCTACCGACTCGGGGTCGTGTCCAACTTCGATTACTCGCCGACCTGCCGGACGATCCTGGAGCGCGAGGAGATCGCGCACCACTTCGAGACCATCGTCATCTCCGACGAGATCGGCTGGCGCAAGCCCAAGCCGATCATCTTCGAGACCGCGCTCCAGCATCTGGGCCTGCGCCCGGCCGAGGCCCTGTTCGTGGGCGACCGGGCCGACATCGACGTGCTCGGCGCCCGGGCGGTGGGCATGCCGACCGCGTGGATCAATCGTGACGCCGCCGCGCTCCCGACCGACATGCAGCCCCCCGACTTCGAGATCCGCGATCTCGAGGAGCTCCGGGCTATACTCGGCATCCCGTAG